One Xenopus tropicalis strain Nigerian chromosome 8, UCB_Xtro_10.0, whole genome shotgun sequence genomic window carries:
- the LOC100145503 gene encoding uncharacterized protein LOC100145503 (The RefSeq protein has 1 substitution compared to this genomic sequence), whose amino-acid sequence MCHVRKSHLFGGICLIACFILSFNFYWPRRYQLTRLGSPPICGGQVPNDTITPLNDQRTFIISAYKDNREGNIIRILGIVHHKEVKELYCYFCCNSNTNVYPTRAGIDIHQDRFGFPYGLADIICTEPPDCRAEFVSVHWSPSEVVHNLTSFRIRNRDPGQFTANFTVCFSAMYRNYSNVLQFIQTIEMYNILGAQKVMVYLNNCSRQMEEVLRYYTEEGTVEVIPWHIQQYLKVSHNWQYPNDGTEIGYYGQLSALNDCIYRNMYSSKFVVLNDQDEIILPFKHRTWDTMMESLQRENPNVGIFLFENHVFPQTVVSDGNFTNTSTWNRVPGSNLLQYIHREPDRPNYFNIRKMIVDPRAVIQTSVHSTLKQYKNSKYVPLETALVHHCRGPLQPQLPREALIEDKTIWSYNGSLILKVNQMLKQFSEKPR is encoded by the coding sequence ATGTGCCATGTAAGAAAGAGTCACTTGTTTGGGGGCATTTGTCTAATCACCTGCTTTATACTGTCTTTTAACTTTTATTGGCCGAGGAGGTATCAGCTGACCAGATTAGGAAGCCCGCCTATTTGTGGAGGCCAAGTGCCCAATGATACGATCACACCATTAAACGACCAGAGAACCTTTATTATATCTGCATACAAGGATAACAGGGAGGGAAATATCATCCGGATCTTGGGGATTGTCCACCATAAAGAAGTGAAGGAACTCTACTGTTACTTCTGCTGTAATTCCAACACCAATGTGTACCCAACCAGGGCAGGAATTGATATCCATCAGGATCGGTTTGGGTTCCCTTATGGTCTGGCCGATATCATCTGCACAGAACCTCCGGACTGTAGAGCGGAATTTGTGTCGGTTCATTGGTCTCCTTCTGAAGTCGTCCACAATCTCACCAGCTTCAGAATCAGGAACAGGGATCCCGGCCAATTTACTGCCAACTTCACCGTCTGTTTCTCCGCCATGTATAGGAATTACAGCAACGTTCTGCAGTTCATCCAGACCATTGAAATGTATAATATACTGGGCGCCCAAAAAGTCATGGTCTACCTGAACAACTGCAGCCGACAGATGGAGGAGGTCCTTCGGTACTACACCGAGGAAGGGACGGTGGAGGTGATCCCCTGGCACATTCAGCAATATCTGAAGGTCTCTCATAATTGGCAATATCCCAATGATGGCACGGAAATTGGTTATTATGGACAATTATCGGCGCTAAATGACTGTATTTACAGAAACATGTACTCTAGCAAGTTTGTTGTACTCAACGACCAGGATGAAATAATTCTGCCTTTCAAGCACCGGACTTGGGACACCATGATGGAAAGTCTTCAACGGGAAAACCCCAACGTGGGAATCTTCCTCTTTGAGAACCATGTTTTCCCCCAAACTGTGGTTTCCGATGGGAATTTTACCAACACATCTACATGGAACAGGGTCCCGGGGTCCAACCTACTGCAATATATACACCGGGAACCGGACAGACCCAATTACTTCAATATCCGGAAAATGATAGTGGATCCGAGGGCAGTGATCCAAACATCTGTTCACTCTACCCTGAAACAGTACAAAAACTCTAAGTATGTCCCTCTAGAAACTGCCCTGGTTCATCACTGTAGAGGCCCCCTGCAGCCCCAGCTGCCCAGAGAGGCCTTAATTGAGGATAAAACTATATGGAGCTATAATGGTTCCTTAATTCTGAAAGTTAATCAGATGCTTAAACAGTTTTCAGAGAAGCCACGGTGA
- the LOC100145503 gene encoding uncharacterized protein LOC100145503 isoform X1, which yields MCHVRKSHLFGGICLITCFILSFNFYWPRRYQLTRLGSPPICGGQVPNDTITPLNDQRTFIISAYKDNREGNIIRILGIVHHKEVKELYCYFCCNSNTNVYPTRAGIDIHQDRFGFPYGLADIICTEPPDCRAEFVSVHWSPSEVVHNLTSFRIRNRDPGQFTANFTVCFSAMYRNYSNVLQFIQTIEMYNILGAQKVMVYLNNCSRQMEEVLRYYTEEGTVEVIPWHIQQYLKVSHNWQYPNDGTEIGYYGQLSALNDCIYRNMYSSKFVVLNDQDEIILPFKHRTWDTMMESLQRENPNVGIFLFENHVFPQTVVSDGNFTNTSTWNRVPGSNLLQYIHREPDRPNYFNIRKMIVDPRAVIQTSVHSTLKQYKNSKYVPLETALVHHCRGPLQPQLPREALIEDKTIWSYNGSLILKVNQMLKQFSEKPR from the coding sequence ATGTGCCATGTAAGAAAGAGTCACTTGTTTGGGGGCATTTGTCTAATCACCTGCTTTATACTGTCTTTTAACTTTTATTGGCCGAGGAGGTATCAGCTGACCAGATTAGGAAGCCCGCCTATTTGTGGAGGCCAAGTGCCCAATGATACGATCACACCATTAAACGACCAGAGAACCTTTATTATATCTGCATACAAGGATAACAGGGAGGGAAATATCATCCGGATCTTGGGGATTGTCCACCATAAAGAAGTGAAGGAACTCTACTGTTACTTCTGCTGTAATTCCAACACCAATGTGTACCCAACCAGGGCAGGAATTGATATCCATCAGGATCGGTTTGGGTTCCCTTATGGTCTGGCCGATATCATCTGCACAGAACCTCCGGACTGTAGAGCGGAATTTGTGTCGGTTCATTGGTCTCCTTCTGAAGTCGTCCACAATCTCACCAGCTTCAGAATCAGGAACAGGGATCCCGGCCAATTTACTGCCAACTTCACCGTCTGTTTCTCCGCCATGTATAGGAATTACAGCAACGTTCTGCAGTTCATCCAGACCATTGAAATGTATAATATACTGGGCGCCCAAAAAGTCATGGTCTACCTGAACAACTGCAGCCGACAGATGGAGGAGGTCCTTCGGTACTACACCGAGGAAGGGACGGTGGAGGTGATCCCCTGGCACATTCAGCAATATCTGAAGGTCTCTCATAATTGGCAATATCCCAATGATGGCACGGAAATTGGTTATTATGGACAATTATCGGCGCTAAATGACTGTATTTACAGAAACATGTACTCTAGCAAGTTTGTTGTACTCAACGACCAGGATGAAATAATTCTGCCTTTCAAGCACCGGACTTGGGACACCATGATGGAAAGTCTTCAACGGGAAAACCCCAACGTGGGAATCTTCCTCTTTGAGAACCATGTTTTCCCCCAAACTGTGGTTTCCGATGGGAATTTTACCAACACATCTACATGGAACAGGGTCCCGGGGTCCAACCTACTGCAATATATACACCGGGAACCGGACAGACCCAATTACTTCAATATCCGGAAAATGATAGTGGATCCGAGGGCAGTGATCCAAACATCTGTTCACTCTACCCTGAAACAGTACAAAAACTCTAAGTATGTCCCTCTAGAAACTGCCCTGGTTCATCACTGTAGAGGCCCCCTGCAGCCCCAGCTGCCCAGAGAGGCCTTAATTGAGGATAAAACTATATGGAGCTATAATGGTTCCTTAATTCTGAAAGTTAATCAGATGCTTAAACAGTTTTCAGAGAAGCCACGGTGA